One window of the Lytechinus variegatus isolate NC3 chromosome 3, Lvar_3.0, whole genome shotgun sequence genome contains the following:
- the LOC121412146 gene encoding melatonin receptor type 1B-A-like, protein MSDEDLLMNTTEVQSEEEFEVGYTHRVIGATVLCIISLVGIFGNSLVILAVSVSRKLQTITNVFVVSLSITDLLTCASLPFQSLGLVHPAGWPLDPTFCQVIGASIYILTLTSVFTLANIAFNRYYLITRRREAYQSLYKPSKLCMMQSLAWLQSILCLAIPELINIETLGYSDEQHWCSWLSKPEDPIGIYETIAFVNIFLAFLVILFCYVKIFMRVRKQRKVMASANDHASQVPTTASETDLQPDNQQNTTNKPDIRRRDSQINKNLFSVVCAFFLCVMPHTLCVLIPGHEIPSIYTFILMSVNCCINPLIYADKHPHFKQVFGCLLRCQYDKIPNPVSWVRMYVE, encoded by the coding sequence ATGTCGGATGAAGATCTTCTGATGAACACAACGGAAGTGCAGAGCGAAGAGGAATTCGAAGTAGGATACACCCACCGTGTCATTGGTGCAACAGTTTTATGCATCATATCGCTTGTTGGAATCTTTGGTAACAGCCTGGTGATTTTGGCCGTGTCGGTTTCAAGAAAACTGCAGACCATCACCAACGTGTTTGTTGTAAGTCTGAGTATAACGGATCTCTTGACGTGTGCCTCATTGCCTTTCCAAAGCCTTGGACTCGTGCACCCCGCGGGATGGCCATTGGATCCAACCTTCTGTCAGGTGATCGGAGCGTCTATCTACATCCTGACGTTGACCAGTGTCTTCACGCTTGCGAACATCGCCTTCAATCGCTACTATCTCATTACACGTCGGCGAGAGGCTTACCAATCGTTGTACAAGCCATCGAAACTGTGTATGATGCAATCCCTGGCATGGCTGCAATCTATTCTATGCTTAGCCATACCTGAACTGATCAATATAGAGACCTTGGGATACTCCGATGAGCAGCATTGGTGTAGCTGGTTGAGCAAGCCTGAAGACCCAATCGGGATCTACGAGACAATTGCCTTCGTAAATATCTTTCTGGCATTTCTCGTCATCCTCTTCTGTTACGTTAAGATCTTCATGCGTGTCCGGAAACAGCGGAAGGTGATGGCATCAGCCAACGATCACGCGTCCCAGGTCCCTACGACTGCTTCCGAGACTGATCTCCAACCGGACAACCAACAGAACACCACGAACAAGCCTGACATCCGCAGGAGGGATAGCCAGATCAACAAGAATCTCTTCAGTGTTGTCTGTGCCTTCTTTCTCTGCGTCATGCCCCATACCCTGTGCGTCCTCATCCCCGGTCACGAGATCCCATCCATCTACACCTTCATCCTAATGTCTGTCAATTGTTGCATCAACCCTTTGATTTACGCGGACAAGCATCCACATTTCAAGCAAGTATTTGGTTGCTTGCTTAGGTGCCAGTATGACAAGATCCCAAATCCAGTTTCATGGGTGAGGATGTATGTAGAATGA